The DNA window GCAATTGGTTATTAAAAAGATTAAATGAAAGAGAACATTAGATTTATACCCTAAGATCTACACTTTCGCTGCCACCTGTTGCATAAACATCAAACATTCAAAGTAAATTTCTACTGGCAATCGGGttgtaaaatatgttaaaagctttgggcagcaaaaacaattggCAATAGTCATGACATGACTGGCTGTCAATTggcgttgctgttgctgctgggcgtGTGCGTAGTTGAGGGGAAGATTAGAGTAAGCCGACAGGCATGCATACGAAACTCGTCAGTACGATgaagaaatgaaatgaaatagcAACGGCTGCGGAAAGATTATGCTGTTTACTGGCCACAGAGCCTTCCTTTGTCCCCCTTTTCTTTTAACATGTTGAAGGTGTCAATAGGCGCAGTGATGCAAAAACCACGAACAAAAAGCTTATGGCAAATCAAAAGACTTTGGCAACGAACTTGACACATGACTTTCGAAACTTAGAATGGCACAACACGCAAATATCTGTGCGCACTCCTAAGTACCTGTCGTTTCAGAATTTGTACGTTTGCACATCATTCCACtttctttttccctttttacTAGAAGAAGGTAAATTCAATGGACGGTTTTGGCCCACTTTCAGAATTGAAAAAAGCTTAAACTCAAATAACAGAATGCAATCGGAATTAGTTAACAATAAAACTCAAATGACTCTTAATTTATTTCGGTGGCTTGTCCCCGATGAAATCGAGTCAGAGTAAGGACCAAATCATCGCAAATCACTGTAATGTACCTCACTAAATCCCCCCACGGTAATTTGTTTTCCTCCTTTTCCCCTCCTTAAGATCCCCATCCCGGTTTCCTCAGTCAGTTGGTCATTTGGCCGGGCTCGTTAACTTGTCCAGTGGCCACTTGCAATGGCAAGGCCATCTCGCCATCTCAAGTGCAGCATTTGCCAAGACACCCCCGCCAGCAAGTGGGAACCCCCTTAATTAGCGCATGTGTTGCATGCGGCCAATGTTGCATGTGGCCAGCTATCTGGCAGCCCACTCGGCCGTGTAAATTGtatcaataaatttattgatttcaactgttgctgctgacttgtttaatattttgcgACGATTTATGTTGCAGGCATGCAAATTTGagtatttatttgctttgtcGGTGCGCCAGAGGAACCGGCAACTGCTGGCGACCAAGATGACGCTGCTCTGGCTTTAATGAACATGTCGTCTCCGCCGTGTCGTCGCTCTCGGGAAAGAGTCATCAAAACACACACGCATGGCAAATTTGTGTGCTCTGGCTGTCAGCTCTTGTCGCGGCCCCCCGCCCTCCGTGTTACACTATAAATAATATGCAGAGGAATGCAATCAATggtacaaaatattttccagaAGAAACTTAGGGGAAGTTTACTAACGTTGGAGCTGTCATTTTCTTTAGTTCCctacatatttaaaataaattttatatttattccGGATTACGATACAATCTGAATGTAACTGAGTGTTCGCTCCAATTGTTTTAAGTGCACCTCGAAGTCCTGCTCGTGCCCGTGTAGCTTAATGACAGAAATTAGGCAACCTTTCACTGGCACATAAtttcacccacacacatacactcgcaGTGACATATACAAAGACATTTCCGGCACAGGGCGAGAGTTGGTTTGTTTTCTTCTCATTTTGGACTTTGGTTAGTTTCCAGCATTTTTTGGAGCCAACCAAAGAGTCAAGCAAAGAACACTTTCGTTCACTGGCCAAACGAAAAGGCGGCTCGCACATATTTTTATCGCTTTGCATTTGGGGTTAGGGCAATTTCTACGGCCATCGACTTGCCACTTGCACCGCCTGCCATGCATGCAAAATCAGGTGAAAAGCACTGCCGCCCCGAAAAGACGTCGCCCGGCGCATTGCTAATTagataaacaaatttttgctttttgttggGACGCACCATCGACACTCGCACACAGAAGCGAACACTCGCTGCTGTACATTGTTGCACGCACTCGAGTTATTGAAAAGTGAAATAAGCCGGGAAAGGTGGCAGCTTGGGCAGCGGAAAATCGAATTTTCTATGCGCTATCATCACaataatatatgaaatataaatgtttatacttctgtcaatattaattaaatttaaggtAATTATTGAAACAGTATAGATAATGGAATAATCCTTTTATTATCTTTCCAATTAAGGTACTTGTGGTTTGAATCAGCTATTGCTTTTATACATCCTGTAGATTAGTTTCATAAATTAAACGCACAACAATAATactattatttgaatttgtttttattttatgcgtGTCCCGTTAACAAAGTACTTGTCAAAGTGCTACGACCCATTCGGAAGGCGCTGCGGTGATAAATACACAAGCAGTCCGATGTTTAGTTTCtaaaaaagaaagtgaaatTCGAATGCGGACAGAACGAAGCGCAAAGTGCGCGGCCCAGGCAGCtcccaacttggccaacttggccAGGACCAGGCCagtacaacaacaacaaaaactacaCCAACaacggcaaaaacaaaaacaataagtaaaagaaaagcaacacaacaaacataaaaactaGCGACTTTAAACCTGACTGAGCTGCAACGAGCGGCAGAGAGTCATTCACAAGTTGTGATGCTAAACAAATATGACTAATTATGGAGGAACTGACGCACTAAACAGCGCCACATAATGCGCCCGTCGTCTCGGTTTCGACGTAGATGGTCCACGTCCAAGTCCACGGATGGAGCGGAGTCCGGACCGGTTGCCGGCGGCCAAAACCAACACCCGCAATTTCGCCAATTCGTGGAAAAGCGCTCGATTGTATGAATGAAATGCGTTTTACGCGACAAAGTAGATACCGATCGTCCGTCACCAGCAGTTGTACACTCGAAAAATATGAGATTTACTTAATATAACCAAAGTAGTTTttccaaaactttaaaattagTACACTTCGCTTACAAccaaacataaacatatattttctaaGTGCAGTTTTCTCTGGTAGAAGTGAGTAATAGCGTCTATCCAACCACTCCGCAGATCACCTGCCCACAGGTCGTGCCACACGTTCAGCAAGCAGGTCGGATGGCAGGCGTGGCAGATTTGGATTCGTTGGCTGCGATATTGGTGACCACAACATGTGGCGACCCCGACCACGCCAGCTGCACATCAATCGGTTCCCCTCCTCCAAGGCCGACTCAAAGGCGACCCTCGAAAGGGGCGATTGGGTGGTGGACGAGAGGCCAACGCTGCGCTGGGGCATCGCACCCGTCAGCCTCATGGCGGATGACTTTGCCGCGGCGCTGAGTGTCCTGCCCGAGCAGCACCACCGCATTGTGTCCTGCGTGGCTGCGTATCAGTCGCACGCCCTCGCCTTCGCCGAACGCCATCAGGTGGAGAACGTGTACACCAGCTTCGAGGATCTGGCCAAGTGTCCGAATGTCGGTGAGTATTCAATACGTTATATCTAATATTAAGGGTTTGGGTTTCGTTTCTAAATAAATAGTCCACGTTCACAGTTAACTATAGCACACACACTTCCTCAAGCTTCTTACTCCTGACACCATCTTACTCATCTTTTGTTCGAGCGCAGATGTAGTGTACATCTCCCCCCTAAATCCCCAACACTCGGAGCTGTGCCATCTCATGTTGAACCACGACAAGCACGTCCTGTGTGAAAAGCCGCTCTGCATGACGGAGGAGCAGGTGACCAAGCTGCTGGAGAAGGCGCGGGCGCGCGGTCTGTTTCTCATGGAGGGAATGTGGCCAAGATGCGTGCCCGCCTATCATTACCTGCGGCATCAGATCCTGCGAAACCGTCTAGGAGAGATACAGAAGGTACATTGCACTTTAGGGCTGCCCGTTTCGCAGGGGTAAGTGCTTATACCTAGATGCAAATCAAGCACATACTGTATTCGCAGCCATTCGCAGGAGACTAGGACTGTACGGCGGGGTAACCAACGATTTCGGGGTATACGGTATGCAGCTGGCTCTGTGGGTGTTTCGAGAAGTTCCACGCTGCCTCAAGGTCAGCGGTAGGGTCAACTCGGAGCACGTGGACGTGTCCGCCGACATTGAACTGTGCTTCACGCGTGGAAAGAGGGCTCTCATCGAGGTCAGCTCCGAAAAGAAGC is part of the Drosophila yakuba strain Tai18E2 chromosome 2R, Prin_Dyak_Tai18E2_2.1, whole genome shotgun sequence genome and encodes:
- the LOC6529508 gene encoding trans-1,2-dihydrobenzene-1,2-diol dehydrogenase; translated protein: MFKLITYFKSRPKKFGVRCYQNHLPTGRATRSASRSDGRRGRFGFVGCDIGDHNMWRPRPRQLHINRFPSSKADSKATLERGDWVVDERPTLRWGIAPVSLMADDFAAALSVLPEQHHRIVSCVAAYQSHALAFAERHQVENVYTSFEDLAKCPNVDVVYISPLNPQHSELCHLMLNHDKHVLCEKPLCMTEEQVTKLLEKARARGLFLMEGMWPRCVPAYHYLRHQILRNRLGEIQKVHCTLGLPVSQGRLGLYGGVTNDFGVYGMQLALWVFREVPRCLKVSGRVNSEHVDVSADIELCFTRGKRALIEVSSEKKLSNQAVIQGKDGSIKMNNYWCPTRLITEEVDYEFPLPGGDQMPPTHYHNRLGMCYEAEEVRNCILKGSMESDDFSHNESLLLANLMDTIHAELGVGEFASRSEVSDLQRQIENVQDIVDDPEELASETCRVVEDVSMGGSLEISQQGEKDQVKGH